DNA from Salvelinus namaycush isolate Seneca chromosome 14, SaNama_1.0, whole genome shotgun sequence:
GGTCTAGGCAGTCATGGGGGATGAGGGAACTACAGTACAGTCTGCTAATCTAGACCAATCAATAACTAGCTCTGACAGCTACGTTAGAGGAAAAATGTAATTCGtatgactgatgtgtggttgtctcacctagctatctgaagatgaacgcAAAAGTAAAACGGGGACGCATGTGCCCCTCGTCACAACGGGGACGCATGTGCCCCTCGTCACAACGGGGACGCATGTGCCCCTCGTCACAACGGGGACGCATGTGCCCCTCGTCACAACGGGGACGCATGTGCCCCTCGTCACAACGGGGACGCATGTGCCCCTCGTCACAACGGGGACGCATGTGCCCCTCGTCACAACGGGGACGCATGTGCCCCTCGTCAGAGGGCAATAACCAAAATACACCATAGTGATTTTTGTTTTCCTGTGTGTGCGGCCTGGCGGCTCCATACTTGAGTTTGAGATCCCTGGTCAACTCATTCTGGGTCTGCTCCAGCTCCTGTCTCTCCTTGCTGTGCAGCTCCTGGACTTCATGGATATCAGTTTTCACTGCCTGCAGCTTCGCAAACAGCTGAGGGGAGAAACACAGGGTAGTGAGGCAAAGAGAAGAGACAAAAACACCATGGGGTTTGATTCAGTGCAGCAAACACATTTACAAGGAAAAAGTTATGCACAATTTCCTTTGAACTTTTTGTATGCTAAACTGACAACGTAAAGGACAGCTTTCTAAGGAATCATATACAGCCGTTTTCTAATGTCCTACCTTTTTCAGCTTCTTGGTCTTGATGTCTACTTCCTGTTGTAGAGAGCTGTAAGTCTCCTTCAACTCCAGGGTCTCCTCGTCACGATTCTCCACCTGCTgtttcatctccctctctctgcgtttctgcacacaaacacacagagcgtCACGGTAAGAAGGGCAGGGCTGTGTAAATCACACTAACTAATCAAATGTTTGTGTGTGGGCAAATCAATACTATTAGATTGACGTCTATTGAGAGTTTAATTCTCTCTATCAATAACCTAAGTCTAAACATAAACGTTACCTGCTCAGCGATTTCCTGTCTCTTCTGTTCCAGGATCCTTTGTTGCTCATTGGTGTGGTCTACTATGTTCTTCCCACCCATCAGAAGCTTACTCTCCATCGCCTGGAAGACGACACAATCATGAGGCGTGAGGGGGAAACACAATCATGAGGCGTGAGGGGGAAACACAATCATGAGGCGTGAGGGGGAAACAGGTAGAATGAAGCAACAAAATGGTTTGGGTTTAAAGACCATGAAAAAGGACCAGAACGTAGTCTCCTCACCTTAACTTTGGCAGTCAGCATCTCGCCTGCCTCCTGCTCCTTTTTCAGGGCATccatcttcctctccttctcttttagcAGCCTCTGTTTCTCCTCTGCCACCAGACTGTGATCCTCCATGAtggccttcctctccctctccaacttCTCCTGCTGTACACGCCAATAATCTGCACCCACTTTATCAGAtggttctacaccatcatcatcctcctccgtctctccatcCTCTGTGTCCTCTTCTAGTTCATCCCCAGCTTCTccaacccccctcctcctcctcttcttcttcttcttccctgaGCGTTTCTCTAACTGCTCTTTGAGCCGAGCAATCTCTTCCTGGAACTCCCTGAGCAGAGCATCTTTAGGGTCCTCGTTGACGCGGGGCTTGTTCTTGATGTTCTTGGCGCGGTTTGAGTAGCGTAACGTGGTCAGTGTTTCCTCCACGTTGTAAGAGGCTGGTCCGATGTTAGCCACCATGACTGTGCGGGCATTGCCCCCCAGGGAGTCCTGTAGCAGGCGGGTGAGCTTGGAGTCGCGGTAGGGGATGTGGGTACTCCTGCCGTCCACTAGGGCAGAGATGACATTCCCCAAGGCTGACAGGGACAGGTTGATCTTGGTAGCCTCCTTCAGGCGCTCTCCTTGGGCTCCTGTCTTGGTCTGCCTCTCACTGCCAGCCAGGTCCACCAGGTTCAGTTTGCCAACTCTAATGTGGTTCTCTCCGTCGACACCCAGCTCGCTGCACTCGACGGTAATAAGAAAGATGGCATGTGATCGGGAACTGTGCTCGTTCATGTTGGTGGAGCCCACCGAGCGGTTCTGGTTCCCCACGTTCATGACGTGCTCTATTTCTCGTACGCTCTTAGTGACGAAGGAGGACAGGTCCTTGACGTATACACCTGTGTCTGGCCTCTCTTTCAGCTCCAGCCGGCGGGACTGGTCCTTGGACAGCAGGTCCCTGATCTCCTCCTGGTAGATCTCCAGGTACGAGGCCCTCACCAGGTACTGCTGGTTCTGGGAGCGGGAGATGTGTGTGAAGACGTGCTCAAAGGAATTGGGGATTACACCCCTTCTCTCTGGGTCATTGCGCACCCCCTCCATAGTGTAGGTCTTTCCTGTACCCGTCTGGCCGTATGCAAATATGGTCCCATTGAAACCAAGCAAAACGGAGTCTACCAGGGGCCTGAAGGTTTCATCATAGAGATCTACCTGTTTGGAGTTCCAGTCGTACACAGAGTCAAATGTAAAGACCTTGGGGTGTTCGTGGGCTGCAGCCCCCCGGGGGTTTCGCACGGCCACTTGGCCCAGCTTCACATCCACCTGCACCACCTTCTCAAAGTTGGCTGCCCGCTCCTTCTCATTCATGGGTCGACAGCGGACCACCACCTTCACCGACTCTCTGGTCTTAGACATCGTGACGGTCCCCAGACAAACTGACCTTGTCCCACTGGCTTGTGTCTATGTCCTTCAAGTATTGTACAAGTCTGAGATCACAATGTCAGACCTGCCAGTATCAGAACCTgtaaaaagagagggggggggaatgATCATATGCTGATTTTCAAATAGCTATTCCCAACACCATTAGTTACTGTTCATGTTTCTTTTGTGATTATGAAGACCTTATTTTGTGCACTGTGCCTCAAACTAGCTTACTGGCTACAGTGGTGTTAGatactgtagcagctagctagcaagctaacattaaCAAGACTAGCTACCTAGGTTAACAACAGAGCACAAGATCAAAGATACTGCTGGTAACTAGCTAATGCTTCATCTGAGACATAGAATTAaagttacctagctagctagctacatgaccataagtatgtggacacctgctcgtcgaacatctccttccaaaatcatgggcataaaTATGGAGTtagtcctccctttgctgctataacagcctccactcttctgggaaggctttccaatagatgttggtacattgctgcagggacttgcttccattcagccacaagagcattagtgcggtcgggcactgatgttgggcgattaggcctggctcgcagttggcgttccaattcatcccaaatgtattcgatggggttgaggtcagggctctgtgcaggccagtcagattcttccacaccgatctcaacaaaccattttctgtatggacctggctttgtgcaggggggcattgtcatgctgaaacaggaaaaggccttccccaaactgttgctacaaagttggaaacacagaatcatctagaatgtcattgtatgctgtaaagttaagatatcccttcactggaactaagggacctgaaccatgaaaaacagccccagaccattattcctccaccacaaactttacagctggcactatgcattggggcaggtagcattcttctggcatccgccaaacacctagattcatctgtcggactgccagatggtgaagcgtgattcatcactccagagagcacgtatccactgctccagagtccaatggcagcgagctttacaccactccagccgacacttggcatcgCATATGgttatcttaggcttgtgtattgctgctcagccatggaaactaATTTCATGAAACTCCCAAAGAACAGTTATTGCgccgacgttgcttccagaggtcgtttggaactcggtagtgagtgttgcaactgaggacagatacGCTATGCTCTCAAcactcccgttctgtgagcttgtggcctaccactttgcagctgagccgttgttgctcctagatgtttccacaataacagcccttacagttgaccagggcagctctagcagaccAGACATTTGATTTACTGACTTGTTTGAACGGTGGCATCCTATAACAGTGCaacgttgaatgtcactgagctcttcagtaaggccattctactgccaatgtttgtctacggagattgcatggctgtgtactctATTTAATACACATATCAGcgacgggtgtggctgaaatagacgaatacagtaatttgaaggtgtgtccacatactttcgtaTATATAGCGAGACTAGACCATTTCGCTAGCAAAACGTTGTAAATGTATGGCCTACTAACTTAGCTAACTGGCTAAAAATGTCACGTTCTTTGGCaagctagctaggtaacgttacttATCACTCAGTGCTCCCTAACGATAGCGACGAAACAGAACTGATGGCATTTCCAGtgctactgtagctagttagctaacgttagttgattGATGCAAATTCAAATCAATGGTTACAGCTTTTCGGTTTTCTAATTGTGACAATTAGCTATATTAACGAGAATACAGCTAGCAAACTGGATAAATATGTTCACGTAACCCAACAGAATGTTAGATTTAGTTAGCCAGCTGGTTTACAAAGAACCGGGACAGCACCCCAAACTCGATCAGACGGCCTAGCAACGGCAAAACACATCCATCCTCAGAGGGCAAGAGACAAGACCGTGTATTTTGATGATGGAGGCGTCTCCTTATCCAGTTTATAAGAACAAGCACACCATTCTGGTGAAATTCATTTTGACATTATTAAACTGCAACATCCATGACAGCGTAAACGTTGTCAGCTAGTTACCATTTAATCCAGTGCTTCCACCCAGTCAGCCATTACCGCCGCCGTCCCCGCATCCCAGAAAACTATCCCGGATGGAATGGAGATGCTGGTTGATAGCTTTCAACATCACAGCCAATCTTCTTCTTAGGTATAATGGCATTTGCAACAATTATATGTGCATTCTGCCACCTACTGTGCGGGTGGATAATAAAGATCCTCAAAATGAAATAATGCGgtgtaaataataataaatatatatagtaccagtcaaaagtttggacacatctactcgttcaagggtttttctttatttttgactattttctacattgtagaataatagtgaag
Protein-coding regions in this window:
- the LOC120059018 gene encoding kinesin-like protein KIF3B, yielding MSKTRESVKVVVRCRPMNEKERAANFEKVVQVDVKLGQVAVRNPRGAAAHEHPKVFTFDSVYDWNSKQVDLYDETFRPLVDSVLLGFNGTIFAYGQTGTGKTYTMEGVRNDPERRGVIPNSFEHVFTHISRSQNQQYLVRASYLEIYQEEIRDLLSKDQSRRLELKERPDTGVYVKDLSSFVTKSVREIEHVMNVGNQNRSVGSTNMNEHSSRSHAIFLITVECSELGVDGENHIRVGKLNLVDLAGSERQTKTGAQGERLKEATKINLSLSALGNVISALVDGRSTHIPYRDSKLTRLLQDSLGGNARTVMVANIGPASYNVEETLTTLRYSNRAKNIKNKPRVNEDPKDALLREFQEEIARLKEQLEKRSGKKKKKRRRRGVGEAGDELEEDTEDGETEEDDDGVEPSDKVGADYWRVQQEKLERERKAIMEDHSLVAEEKQRLLKEKERKMDALKKEQEAGEMLTAKVKAMESKLLMGGKNIVDHTNEQQRILEQKRQEIAEQKRREREMKQQVENRDEETLELKETYSSLQQEVDIKTKKLKKLFAKLQAVKTDIHEVQELHSKERQELEQTQNELTRDLKLKHLIIENFIPVEEKNKIVNRAFLDEEDDHWKMRPITRIEDDQQMMTRPVSAVGYRRPLSQHARTSMVMKADVRYKAENILMLEMDLPARTTKEYEEPVIAPMVAAALEDALREEDEIQVDASGFHSSLGPTQTTSTGAGKKPKSGRPKTGKKTVTPTSPYSPSSPGHPLYPQSRGLVPK